In Campylobacter concisus, the following are encoded in one genomic region:
- a CDS encoding molecular chaperone, translated as MGKIKEKLSVSLSVEDFLRRFFLVELREQNLDELISLSLNFSDKFKNHNFILWLNKCKDDLNLLDELRYEFNRLFVGPRHPKAEPYESVYFDYKTMFGEKTMQVRSFYESSGLKLSKEQFDKFPDDFIGYELQYLYFLSFNALQADEKEKMDEILHKKYDFIRTHPFEWFYKFSSRCKETTNLEAYVSFADFLNLYLENEIEQSRALLTFKS; from the coding sequence ATGGGTAAGATCAAAGAAAAGCTTAGCGTTAGCCTTAGTGTTGAAGACTTTTTAAGGCGATTTTTCTTAGTAGAGCTTAGAGAGCAAAATTTAGATGAGCTCATAAGCCTAAGCCTTAATTTTAGTGATAAATTTAAAAATCACAACTTCATACTTTGGCTAAATAAGTGCAAAGATGATCTAAATTTGCTAGACGAGCTAAGATATGAATTTAACAGGCTTTTTGTAGGGCCAAGACACCCAAAAGCTGAGCCATATGAGTCGGTTTATTTTGATTATAAAACGATGTTTGGCGAGAAGACTATGCAGGTGCGAAGCTTTTATGAAAGCTCTGGACTAAAGCTTAGTAAAGAGCAGTTTGATAAATTTCCAGATGACTTCATCGGATATGAGCTGCAATACCTTTACTTTCTAAGTTTCAATGCCTTACAAGCAGACGAAAAAGAGAAAATGGATGAAATTTTACATAAAAAATATGACTTCATCCGCACTCATCCGTTTGAGTGGTTTTATAAATTTAGCTCTCGCTGTAAGGAGACTACAAATTTAGAAGCCTATGTGAGCTTTGCTGATTTTTTAAATTTATATCTTGAAAACGAGATAGAGCAGTCAAGGGCTCTTCTAACTTTTAAGAGTTAA